TGTGTTCTGCGCCACGTGGGGCGTCACCTTCATTTCCAGGCAGGCCTCAATGAACTCGTGCGCGTCATAGCCCTTGTCCGCGCCCACGGTGACTTCCACATTCAGGTCTTCAATCACCTGCCTGGCATCGTTAAGCATGACCTTTGCGGCCTCCCGCTCGGCGTGTCCGTCCGCCTTGGTCACCATGGCGCTAACCACCAGGCCATGGCGGTTGTCGCTCAGGGTATGACCCATGTAGCGCAGCTCACTGGATGTCTTGCCCTTGCGGTAGAGCTTGGCATCGGGATCGGTCTTGGATTCGTGTGTCTCGTTGCTGCGCTTGCGACCTTTGAAGCTGCCGCCGGCGTCATCGTCTTGGTCGTCGCCATCCTTGCGCACGAAGCTCTTGTGGCCTGCCCACGCCTGTATCAGCGTGCCGTCCACGCTGAAGTGCTCACCCGACAGCCAGTTCTTCTTCTGCGCGATGGCCAGCACCTCGTTGAAAAACTGGATCACCGCATCATGCTTGATCAGTCGCTCGCGGTTCTTGGTGAAGACCGTGGGCACCCAAACTGAGTCGTCCATCGACAGCCCGATGAACCAGCGAAACAGCAGGTTGTATTGCGTCTGCTCCATGAGCTGGCGCTCAGAGCGAATGCTGTAGAGCACCTGCAGCAGCATGGCCCGCAGCAACTTCTCCGGCGCGATACTGGGGCGGCCACCCTTGATATCGGCCTCGTACATCTGCGCGAACAGCCGGTCCATCTTCACCAGCGCCTGGTTGGCCATAGTCCGGATCGAGCGCAGCGGATGGGACTGCGGCACGAAATCCTCCAGCCTCCGCATAGTGAACAAGCTTCCCGTGAAGGTATCTGCGCCGCGCATGAATGTGGGATTGGATGGGATCCTCAAAGCAACGCTTCAGCCAGTCGTCGCGCTGACGTCCGCTGGAGGTATTTCAGCGGCCTGCTAGGGATACTCTGCACAAACGCGAATCGAGTGTGCTTGGCCGTTTAACAGGAAGCTGAATGCGCCACGACGCCAACCTATCAGCTCGGAGCGAAGCTATCTCGCACGCGCGAAGCAGCATTCGCGGGCTGCGCGCGAGGCATCGGCGTGAGCCAGAAACGCGCTCATGCCCCGGCAGCCAGCAGTTTGCCGCGCGCCATCCACAAGTTGGACAGTGCGAACAAGGTCATGAGTTGCGCGGTGTTCTTCCTCAGCCCTCGATAGCGGACCTTGGTGTAGCCGAACTGCCGCTTGATGACCCGGAACG
The Cupriavidus taiwanensis genome window above contains:
- a CDS encoding IS5 family transposase; amino-acid sequence: MRGADTFTGSLFTMRRLEDFVPQSHPLRSIRTMANQALVKMDRLFAQMYEADIKGGRPSIAPEKLLRAMLLQVLYSIRSERQLMEQTQYNLLFRWFIGLSMDDSVWVPTVFTKNRERLIKHDAVIQFFNEVLAIAQKKNWLSGEHFSVDGTLIQAWAGHKSFVRKDGDDQDDDAGGSFKGRKRSNETHESKTDPDAKLYRKGKTSSELRYMGHTLSDNRHGLVVSAMVTKADGHAEREAAKVMLNDARQVIEDLNVEVTVGADKGYDAHEFIEACLEMKVTPHVAQNTSGRRSAVPDAIASSAGYAVSQQKRKLIEQGFGWVKTVGRMRQVMVRGLKKVDQMFVLSMAAYHLVRMRSLGQIRPQLQ